A window of the Kosakonia sp. BYX6 genome harbors these coding sequences:
- a CDS encoding acetyltransferase, which produces MNNKPVVIIGGGGHASVLIDILLRQKRDVIAIISPDDINGRKIFSGVRHLRSDNDILQFSPMQVELVNAVGVAPRSKLRQRINENYLSWGYHFATVIADNAIVSDYAEIMPGAQILTRAVIHPGTIIGSHSIINTGVIIEHDCKIGAYNFIAPGATLCGQVVTGENVFVGAGATVIPNLNIGDSGIVTAGAVLVGSLDPGKICYHSRMVIR; this is translated from the coding sequence TTGAATAATAAACCGGTTGTTATTATCGGAGGAGGAGGGCATGCAAGTGTGCTCATTGATATTCTCCTACGGCAAAAAAGGGATGTTATCGCTATAATCAGCCCCGATGATATCAACGGTCGAAAAATATTTTCTGGAGTACGACATCTGCGATCCGATAATGACATTTTGCAATTCTCTCCTATGCAGGTTGAATTGGTAAATGCTGTAGGTGTTGCACCCCGCTCGAAATTAAGACAACGTATTAACGAAAATTATCTCAGCTGGGGTTATCACTTTGCCACTGTTATTGCCGATAATGCGATCGTCTCCGACTATGCGGAGATAATGCCTGGCGCTCAAATTCTTACTCGCGCAGTTATTCATCCCGGAACCATTATTGGTAGTCACTCTATAATCAATACCGGGGTGATTATTGAACATGATTGCAAAATCGGTGCATATAATTTTATTGCGCCGGGAGCAACATTGTGCGGTCAAGTTGTTACGGGCGAGAATGTTTTTGTTGGCGCCGGTGCAACGGTAATTCCAAATTTGAATATAGGTGATAGTGGCATCGTTACTGCTGGGGCAGTGCTGGTGGGTTCTCTTGACCCAGGAAAAATTTGTTACCACAGCCGAATGGTAATTAGATAG
- a CDS encoding Gfo/Idh/MocA family protein, whose amino-acid sequence MKNIAVIGLGNIANRHRRNIRLLFPQAKIYAVPSSGRQVAETVSDCDEVVSNIAYVIDQLDMAIVASPAPFHASHALSFIEAGIPVLIEKPVTASLDDGMQLLGAYQKNKTPVAVGYCLRYMPSAQALWQELNNGIIGKLLNADIAVGQYLPDWRVKNYKNCVSAQKKLGGGALLELSHELDYTRWLLGELHVQYAVIRNSGTLEIDVEDLVDVMAVAKKNTVVNIHLDFLQRKAYRKCSFIGTNGRLEWDLIANCLVLHDASGTKTIYEDQDYDRNLLYMDMLMDFVKLIAGENNNCILLEDAVATVKLIEQINNIAN is encoded by the coding sequence ATGAAAAATATTGCTGTCATAGGTTTAGGAAATATAGCAAACCGACATCGAAGGAATATCAGACTGCTTTTTCCACAAGCCAAAATATATGCCGTTCCTTCATCGGGACGGCAGGTGGCGGAAACGGTTAGTGATTGTGATGAGGTTGTTAGTAATATCGCGTATGTGATTGACCAACTTGATATGGCCATTGTGGCTTCGCCAGCGCCTTTCCATGCTAGTCACGCGTTGAGTTTCATTGAAGCAGGTATTCCTGTACTAATCGAAAAACCCGTGACGGCCTCTTTAGATGATGGCATGCAATTACTCGGCGCGTACCAAAAAAATAAAACGCCCGTTGCAGTGGGTTACTGCTTACGTTATATGCCATCTGCTCAAGCGCTGTGGCAGGAATTAAATAACGGGATTATTGGTAAATTACTGAATGCAGATATTGCCGTTGGACAATATCTTCCCGACTGGCGGGTGAAAAATTATAAAAATTGTGTATCAGCCCAAAAAAAACTGGGTGGCGGAGCATTGCTTGAGCTTAGTCATGAATTAGATTATACCCGCTGGCTTTTAGGTGAATTGCATGTTCAATATGCGGTTATTAGAAATTCTGGAACGCTCGAAATAGATGTAGAAGATCTGGTTGACGTTATGGCCGTTGCAAAAAAGAACACGGTTGTGAATATTCATCTAGATTTTCTACAACGCAAAGCATATCGAAAATGCTCTTTTATAGGTACTAACGGTCGGCTGGAATGGGATCTCATCGCAAACTGTTTAGTTTTGCATGATGCTTCAGGTACAAAAACTATTTATGAAGATCAGGATTATGACCGCAATCTGTTATACATGGATATGTTAATGGATTTTGTAAAATTAATTGCAGGTGAAAATAATAATTGCATCCTTCTCGAGGATGCGGTTGCTACCGTTAAGTTGATTGAACAAATTAATAATATAGCGAACTAA
- a CDS encoding nucleotidyltransferase family protein codes for MTQQWKNVLIKPDNTIRDALEIINREALRIALVVNDAQELLGVVTDGDIRRGLLNNLELASHVALVMNDKPITVGTGVSSNKLNALMSSHGILSIPVIENGKVIGLETIQTVEKRSYENPVFIMAGGFGTRLKPLTDSCPKPMLKIGNKPILETVIRSFVRSGFKNLYISTHYMPTVIMDYFGNGEAFDANIHYVHEDNPLGTGGALGLLPNTLSDDLPLIMMNGDVLTNVDFERVLQYHCDNSADATICVREYDYQIPYGVITGDGNKIISMQEKPVHHFFVNAGIYVVSPGIFKSVPKNHHIDMPSLLEGRMQQKDNVLMFPIHEYWLDIGRMDDFKRAQIDIYSLGLD; via the coding sequence ATGACGCAGCAATGGAAGAATGTACTCATAAAACCAGACAACACCATCCGGGATGCGCTTGAAATAATCAATCGCGAAGCATTGCGAATTGCATTGGTTGTCAATGATGCGCAAGAGTTGCTTGGTGTCGTTACAGATGGTGATATTCGTAGAGGGCTGCTGAATAATCTTGAGTTAGCATCACATGTTGCTTTGGTCATGAATGATAAACCAATTACTGTCGGTACGGGTGTATCTTCTAATAAGCTCAATGCCTTGATGTCTTCCCACGGTATTTTATCAATACCAGTTATCGAAAATGGTAAAGTGATTGGCCTTGAGACAATTCAGACCGTTGAAAAACGCAGTTATGAAAACCCAGTCTTTATTATGGCAGGAGGATTTGGGACGCGTCTCAAACCACTGACTGATAGCTGTCCAAAGCCAATGCTGAAAATAGGCAATAAGCCCATTTTGGAAACGGTTATTCGTAGCTTTGTCAGGTCAGGATTCAAGAATCTCTATATCTCCACGCATTATATGCCGACGGTCATCATGGATTATTTCGGCAATGGCGAAGCATTTGATGCCAATATTCATTACGTTCATGAGGATAATCCACTAGGAACAGGTGGAGCATTAGGTTTGCTACCTAATACACTTTCAGACGATTTGCCATTAATTATGATGAATGGTGATGTTCTCACAAACGTGGATTTCGAACGAGTACTTCAATACCATTGTGATAATAGTGCTGATGCCACAATTTGTGTTCGTGAATATGACTATCAGATACCATATGGTGTTATCACGGGAGATGGGAATAAAATCATATCAATGCAAGAAAAACCTGTGCATCACTTTTTTGTAAATGCGGGTATATATGTTGTTTCTCCTGGCATATTCAAAAGTGTGCCGAAAAATCACCATATTGATATGCCTTCTTTGCTTGAAGGCCGCATGCAGCAAAAAGATAATGTATTGATGTTTCCCATTCATGAGTATTGGCTGGATATCGGTAGAATGGATGATTTCAAACGCGCGCAAATTGATATTTATTCATTGGGACTTGATTGA
- the neuC gene encoding UDP-N-acetylglucosamine 2-epimerase, producing the protein MKQKIAVFTGTRAEYGLMYWLMKDIQSDPELHLQLIVSGMHLSPEFGLTWQQIEKDGFPIDEKIEILLSSDSAVGTAKSMGLGVLGFADALARQQPDLLVILGDRFEALAAAQTAMILRIPVFHLHGGEITEGAYDDAIRHAISKLSYLHGTSTEEYRNRVIQLGEDPSRVENVGAIGLDHLKRGTFMTREALSTSLNFALDGPYFLVTYHPVTLSDEPPANSFKNLLAALDEFPDFKIILTYPNADDGGRQIIPLLDDYARQQPDRVLAIPSLGQIRYLSAVKYAAAVIGNSSSGIIEVPAFDVPTVNIGERQKGRLAAKSVLNCSVKKSDIVKTIEQAIDRTYKTPDEIIHNPYGQGDASGRIIKMIKTLQFVPGKKFYDLK; encoded by the coding sequence ATGAAACAGAAGATTGCGGTTTTTACAGGTACACGAGCCGAATACGGTCTTATGTACTGGCTGATGAAAGATATCCAGAGCGATCCCGAATTGCATTTGCAATTAATCGTGAGCGGCATGCATCTGTCTCCGGAATTCGGCTTGACCTGGCAGCAAATTGAGAAAGATGGATTTCCGATTGACGAAAAAATTGAAATTCTTCTTTCCTCTGATTCGGCTGTTGGGACGGCGAAAAGTATGGGGCTCGGCGTTCTGGGATTTGCCGATGCTTTGGCGAGACAGCAACCCGACTTACTTGTTATTTTAGGCGATCGCTTTGAAGCGCTGGCCGCGGCGCAAACAGCAATGATTCTGCGCATCCCTGTTTTCCATCTGCATGGCGGAGAAATTACGGAAGGTGCCTATGATGACGCGATCCGTCATGCTATTAGTAAATTAAGCTATCTGCATGGAACCTCTACTGAAGAGTATCGAAATCGCGTTATTCAATTGGGAGAAGACCCTTCACGCGTGGAGAATGTCGGTGCGATAGGGCTTGATCATCTCAAGCGTGGGACGTTTATGACACGCGAAGCGCTTTCTACATCATTAAATTTTGCTCTCGATGGTCCTTATTTTCTTGTGACTTATCATCCTGTGACATTAAGTGATGAACCACCTGCAAATAGTTTCAAAAACTTGCTTGCTGCTTTGGACGAGTTTCCAGACTTCAAAATTATATTAACTTATCCTAATGCGGATGATGGCGGCCGCCAGATTATTCCTCTGCTCGATGATTATGCCCGTCAGCAGCCTGATAGGGTTCTCGCTATTCCGTCACTTGGACAAATTCGCTATTTAAGCGCGGTAAAATATGCTGCGGCTGTTATTGGTAATTCTTCGAGTGGAATTATTGAAGTGCCGGCATTTGACGTGCCCACCGTGAATATTGGCGAACGACAAAAAGGGCGGCTCGCCGCTAAAAGTGTGCTGAACTGTTCAGTGAAAAAGTCGGATATCGTGAAAACGATAGAACAGGCTATTGATCGTACCTATAAAACCCCGGATGAGATTATTCACAACCCCTATGGGCAAGGTGATGCAAGCGGGCGAATTATTAAGATGATCAAAACATTGCAGTTCGTGCCTGGTAAAAAATTCTATGATTTAAAGTGA
- the neuB gene encoding N-acetylneuraminate synthase, translated as MTLIIAEAGVNHNGDEKLAFELVDAAYKAGADIVKFQTFKASNLVTEQAKQAEYQVKNTKKQESQLEMLRRLELSWDAHHALIKHCNSLGIEFLSTAFDSESLEFLVNDLGLKRLKLPSGELTNAPLVLEHARTGCDIIVSTGMATLSEIEAALGVIAFGYTTSKDAKPCTEAFQSAYASDEGQKALKEKVVILHCTTEYPAPMNEINLRAMDTLRSAFDLPAGYSDHSEGITIPVAAVARGAIVIEKHFTLDKTMEGPDHKASLEPDELQAMVTAIRQVELALGKPVKTPTVSEIKNKSVARKSLVAAMDICEGEEFSAENLSVKRPGKGMSPYGYWDLLGKKSGKSYMAGDLIIE; from the coding sequence ATGACTCTAATTATTGCTGAAGCCGGTGTAAACCATAATGGTGATGAGAAACTGGCGTTTGAACTTGTTGATGCGGCCTACAAAGCAGGTGCGGATATTGTCAAATTCCAGACGTTTAAAGCCAGTAATCTTGTGACAGAACAGGCCAAACAGGCTGAATATCAAGTCAAGAACACCAAAAAACAAGAATCTCAGCTTGAAATGCTACGCAGGCTGGAACTGTCCTGGGACGCTCATCACGCATTAATCAAACATTGCAATTCGCTGGGTATTGAATTTTTATCGACGGCATTTGATTCGGAAAGCCTTGAGTTTCTGGTCAATGATTTAGGCCTTAAGCGGCTCAAACTGCCTTCTGGCGAGTTAACGAATGCGCCTTTGGTGCTGGAACATGCCCGAACAGGCTGTGACATCATCGTTTCGACCGGCATGGCAACATTATCAGAGATTGAAGCCGCTTTAGGTGTGATCGCATTTGGTTATACAACTTCGAAAGATGCTAAACCTTGTACTGAAGCATTTCAAAGCGCGTACGCGTCAGATGAGGGACAAAAAGCGCTGAAAGAAAAAGTCGTGATTTTACATTGCACTACAGAATATCCTGCACCGATGAATGAAATTAATCTACGCGCGATGGATACGTTGAGAAGTGCATTTGATTTACCCGCGGGTTATTCAGACCACAGTGAGGGTATTACTATTCCAGTGGCAGCGGTTGCACGAGGTGCCATAGTAATTGAAAAGCATTTTACGCTCGATAAAACAATGGAAGGCCCCGATCACAAAGCTTCTCTTGAGCCTGATGAACTACAAGCGATGGTTACTGCTATCCGTCAGGTAGAATTGGCGCTTGGCAAGCCAGTAAAAACGCCCACGGTTTCTGAAATCAAAAATAAATCAGTCGCCCGTAAAAGTCTGGTCGCAGCTATGGATATTTGCGAAGGCGAGGAATTTTCTGCAGAAAACCTTTCAGTCAAACGTCCTGGTAAAGGAATGTCACCTTATGGATATTGGGATTTGTTAGGAAAAAAATCTGGCAAATCATACATGGCTGGAGATTTGATCATTGAATAA
- a CDS encoding acylneuraminate cytidylyltransferase family protein — protein sequence MKNIAFIFARGGSKGLPGKNIKPLAGKPLLHYSIEIAKATSSISEVFVSTDDEAIKQCAREKDAIVIDRPADLASDTSPEWLAWRHAIEWVTANYGSFDNFVSLPATSPLRAVQDVEQAIQKKAEMNADICIGVTPAGRSPYFNMVKMDQAGCVELVIQPTGTVSRRQDSPDVFDITTVVYVASPDFIMNNYGLFSGKVTSVLIPKERAVDIDDIYDFHMAEILINLKNEESKNVEK from the coding sequence ATGAAAAATATTGCCTTTATTTTCGCTCGCGGTGGTTCAAAAGGGTTGCCGGGTAAAAATATAAAACCCCTCGCAGGTAAACCTTTATTGCATTACTCAATTGAGATTGCGAAAGCGACAAGCTCTATTAGTGAAGTGTTTGTCTCAACTGATGATGAAGCGATCAAGCAATGCGCGCGCGAAAAGGATGCAATTGTTATCGACAGACCTGCTGATTTGGCCAGCGACACAAGTCCTGAGTGGCTAGCCTGGCGGCATGCTATTGAATGGGTCACAGCTAATTATGGTTCCTTTGATAATTTCGTGAGTCTTCCTGCGACAAGCCCACTGCGCGCTGTGCAAGATGTTGAGCAGGCAATACAGAAGAAAGCGGAAATGAACGCTGATATTTGTATTGGCGTTACACCAGCGGGTAGAAGTCCTTATTTTAATATGGTGAAGATGGATCAAGCTGGCTGTGTTGAGTTGGTTATTCAACCCACAGGTACAGTTTCCCGTCGTCAGGATAGCCCTGATGTTTTTGATATTACGACTGTTGTGTATGTAGCCAGCCCTGATTTCATTATGAATAATTACGGGCTTTTCTCCGGCAAAGTAACATCGGTGCTTATTCCCAAGGAGCGAGCTGTGGATATCGATGACATTTATGATTTTCACATGGCCGAGATATTGATCAACTTGAAAAACGAAGAATCCAAAAATGTTGAAAAATAA
- a CDS encoding oxidoreductase: MLKNKIILILGAGGLLGSRLVQECLKHHAAVIAADINIDAMQSRLGTLGVDITNEKIDFRQVNITDESQLKDFFSNLTDIDGAVNATYPRNKEYGKHFFDVSMASFNENLSLHLGSAFLFTQQCAALFKSKQKPLSVINISSIYGVIAPRFEVYNNTPMTMPVEYAAIKSALLHLNKYIIAYVNDSRFRINAVSPGGIFDNQPEAFCNAYRSFTHGAGMLDVGEIIGSILFLLSDHSRYVTGQNIVVDDGFSL; the protein is encoded by the coding sequence ATGTTGAAAAATAAAATCATTCTAATTCTGGGGGCCGGTGGCCTGCTGGGTTCACGCCTCGTTCAGGAGTGTTTGAAGCATCATGCTGCTGTTATCGCTGCAGACATCAATATTGATGCGATGCAGAGCAGATTAGGGACGTTGGGTGTTGATATTACAAATGAGAAAATCGATTTCAGACAAGTCAATATTACTGATGAAAGCCAGCTGAAAGACTTTTTTTCGAATCTCACGGATATCGATGGTGCAGTCAACGCAACTTATCCTCGTAATAAAGAATACGGTAAGCATTTCTTTGATGTCTCAATGGCAAGCTTCAATGAAAACTTATCTCTACATCTGGGCAGTGCATTTTTATTTACTCAGCAATGTGCTGCGTTGTTTAAAAGTAAACAAAAACCACTCTCCGTGATTAATATTTCATCTATCTATGGCGTAATAGCACCTCGATTTGAGGTTTATAACAATACGCCAATGACCATGCCTGTTGAGTATGCCGCGATTAAATCGGCTCTCCTGCATCTCAATAAATATATTATTGCTTATGTGAACGATAGCCGTTTCCGCATCAATGCTGTCAGCCCGGGTGGCATTTTTGATAATCAACCTGAAGCATTTTGCAACGCATACCGGTCATTTACGCATGGCGCAGGAATGTTGGATGTTGGCGAAATTATTGGCTCGATTCTTTTCCTTCTCTCAGACCACTCGCGTTATGTCACTGGGCAGAACATTGTGGTTGATGATGGTTTCAGCTTATAA
- a CDS encoding LegC family aminotransferase, producing MKINSIIEFVRDVYNTSEFIPLHAPTFLGNEKSYVLDTLNSTFVSSVGKFVDDFEHKMEAYTGTARAVATVNGTAALNAALYLAGVKRGDLVITQALTFVATCNALYHLGAEPVFLDVSRVSLGLSPVAMENWLAENAELTEQGAIHRITQQVIRAAVPMHTFGHPVELDELIAVCNKWNIALVEDAAESLGSFYNGQHTGTLGEYGALSFNGNKIITTGGGGMVLCKTAELGVRAKHVTTTAKVPHPYEFYHDEPGFNYRMPNLNAALGCGQMEMLEAFLQQKRNLAERYDIFFAGSEYHFVKEPAYAKSNYWLNAVICADGDSRDELLLQMNNAKVMARPIWKLMHRLPMFAQAMRDDLEQSEYIEARLVNLPSSPSERLS from the coding sequence ATGAAAATCAATTCAATCATTGAATTTGTACGCGATGTATATAATACGAGTGAGTTTATTCCATTACATGCTCCGACTTTTCTGGGAAATGAGAAGTCATATGTGCTCGACACGCTGAATAGTACTTTTGTGTCCAGTGTCGGTAAGTTTGTTGATGATTTTGAGCACAAAATGGAAGCTTACACAGGCACAGCCCGTGCGGTTGCAACAGTGAATGGTACAGCGGCGTTAAACGCGGCGCTTTACTTGGCTGGTGTGAAACGTGGCGACTTGGTAATAACTCAGGCGCTTACTTTCGTCGCTACTTGTAATGCGCTCTATCACTTAGGCGCGGAGCCTGTGTTTCTTGATGTTTCGCGCGTAAGCCTGGGTTTAAGTCCTGTAGCGATGGAAAACTGGTTGGCTGAAAACGCGGAACTGACAGAACAAGGTGCAATTCATAGAATAACGCAGCAGGTTATTCGGGCTGCTGTTCCTATGCATACCTTCGGCCATCCTGTTGAACTGGATGAGCTGATTGCGGTGTGTAATAAATGGAATATTGCTCTGGTTGAAGATGCGGCTGAAAGCCTTGGATCCTTCTATAACGGGCAGCACACCGGCACATTGGGAGAATATGGAGCGCTAAGCTTCAATGGCAACAAAATTATTACCACAGGTGGTGGTGGTATGGTGTTATGCAAAACGGCAGAACTGGGGGTACGGGCAAAGCATGTCACCACGACAGCAAAAGTGCCGCATCCTTATGAGTTTTATCACGATGAACCTGGTTTCAATTACCGGATGCCGAACCTGAATGCAGCCCTTGGCTGTGGGCAGATGGAGATGCTGGAAGCATTCTTGCAGCAGAAGCGCAACCTGGCTGAACGTTATGACATCTTTTTTGCTGGGTCCGAATATCATTTCGTTAAAGAACCAGCGTACGCAAAATCCAATTATTGGTTGAACGCTGTGATTTGTGCCGATGGCGATTCTCGCGATGAGTTGCTTTTACAAATGAACAACGCGAAGGTTATGGCTCGTCCTATCTGGAAACTGATGCACCGCTTGCCAATGTTCGCCCAAGCGATGCGTGATGATTTGGAGCAATCTGAGTACATTGAGGCACGCTTGGTGAATTTACCCAGCTCACCATCTGAGCGACTGTCATAA